The following proteins are co-located in the Sphingorhabdus lutea genome:
- the ald gene encoding alanine dehydrogenase — protein sequence MRVGTVKEIKNHEYRVGLTPESVQEMVAHGHETWVETGAGAGIGANDEDYIAAGGIIKSTAAEIFAECDMIVKVKEPQAVERAMLRENQILYTYLHLAPDPEQTKDLVASKAVCIAYETVTGRHGGLPLLKPMSQVAGRMAIQAGATALEKANGGRGVLLGGVPGVLPANVTVIGGGVVGFNAAQMAVGLGADVTILDRDPEVLEKMAIHFESRAKTRFSNKANLMDCLKNSDLVIGAVLIPGAAAPKLVTRDMLKHMRQGAVLVDVAIDQGGCFETSHATTHAEPTYIIDDIVHYCVANMPGGVARTSTYALNNVTLPHALNIADFGWKEAMRRDAHLAEGLNVCGGHITYKAVADDLGYTHMPLSEILA from the coding sequence ATGCGCGTCGGCACAGTGAAAGAAATTAAAAATCATGAATATCGTGTGGGTTTAACCCCGGAATCGGTACAGGAAATGGTCGCCCATGGGCATGAAACATGGGTTGAAACTGGCGCGGGCGCGGGCATTGGCGCAAATGATGAGGATTATATTGCAGCAGGCGGCATTATTAAATCAACCGCTGCCGAAATTTTTGCCGAATGCGACATGATTGTGAAGGTGAAAGAACCCCAAGCAGTGGAACGGGCCATGCTGCGCGAAAATCAAATTTTATACACATATTTGCACCTTGCCCCAGATCCGGAACAAACAAAGGATTTGGTCGCATCCAAAGCAGTGTGCATCGCATATGAAACCGTTACGGGCCGTCATGGTGGTTTACCATTGTTAAAACCGATGAGCCAAGTTGCCGGCCGCATGGCGATACAGGCGGGCGCAACTGCATTGGAAAAGGCAAATGGCGGACGCGGCGTTTTATTGGGCGGTGTACCGGGCGTTTTGCCCGCAAATGTTACCGTTATTGGCGGCGGTGTTGTTGGTTTTAACGCGGCGCAAATGGCTGTCGGCCTTGGCGCGGATGTAACCATATTGGACCGCGACCCCGAAGTGTTGGAGAAAATGGCCATTCATTTTGAAAGCCGTGCAAAAACCCGTTTTTCCAATAAAGCTAATTTGATGGATTGTTTGAAGAATAGCGACCTTGTCATTGGCGCAGTGTTAATTCCCGGCGCAGCCGCGCCAAAATTGGTAACGCGCGACATGTTAAAACATATGCGCCAAGGTGCGGTATTGGTGGATGTGGCCATTGATCAGGGCGGATGTTTTGAAACATCGCATGCCACCACCCATGCCGAGCCAACCTATATAATTGATGATATTGTGCATTATTGCGTGGCCAATATGCCAGGCGGCGTTGCCCGAACCAGCACCTATGCCCTTAATAATGTCACATTGCCCCATGCGTTAAACATTGCCGATTTTGGATGGAAAGAGGCGATGCGCCGCGATGCCCATTTGGCCGAGGGGCTGAATGTATGTGGCGGCCATATCACCTATAAGGCAGTGGCCGATGATTTGGGCTATACCCATATGCCTTTATCGGAAATTTTGGCATAA
- a CDS encoding oxidoreductase, translating to MAAADQAPIGSGFVPKSEPEQILENIDLTGKVAIVTGGYSGIGIEAVRALAAKGAKTFIPARRADIAAQAAKDIKGDIHVIPMDLGDLSTIKPMADAITKQAGKVDILINNAAIMANPETRVGPGWESQFGVNHMGHFAMTKALMPLLAKGENVRVISLSSVAHRRRDMQWDDIHFNNTPYDKWEAYAQAKTANSLFAVGLNKRLAEIGGRAFAVHPGGILTPLQRHLSTEEQIALGWLDKDGNLNPDVAAIFKTPAQGCTTSLWAATSPLLADKGGLYCEDCDIAPLAHDDLPFYLGVAPWAVDDEGAERLWQISEDLLASA from the coding sequence ATGGCAGCAGCCGATCAAGCCCCAATAGGTTCAGGGTTCGTCCCCAAAAGTGAGCCTGAGCAAATTTTGGAAAATATTGATTTAACCGGTAAGGTTGCCATTGTGACCGGCGGTTATTCCGGCATTGGTATTGAGGCTGTCAGGGCTTTGGCAGCAAAGGGCGCGAAAACATTCATCCCCGCACGCCGCGCAGATATTGCGGCGCAGGCAGCTAAGGATATTAAGGGCGACATACATGTCATTCCCATGGATCTTGGCGATTTATCGACCATTAAACCCATGGCGGATGCCATAACGAAGCAGGCAGGAAAAGTTGATATTTTAATCAATAATGCCGCAATTATGGCCAATCCCGAAACGCGTGTTGGGCCAGGCTGGGAAAGCCAATTTGGCGTTAATCATATGGGCCATTTTGCGATGACAAAGGCGTTAATGCCATTATTGGCAAAGGGTGAAAATGTGCGCGTTATTTCGTTAAGCTCGGTCGCGCATCGCCGCCGCGATATGCAATGGGATGATATTCACTTCAACAACACCCCCTATGATAAATGGGAGGCATATGCACAGGCAAAAACAGCAAACTCCTTGTTCGCTGTGGGGTTGAACAAAAGGCTGGCCGAAATTGGTGGCCGTGCATTTGCCGTGCATCCCGGCGGTATATTAACCCCATTGCAACGGCATTTATCGACCGAGGAGCAAATTGCACTTGGTTGGTTGGATAAGGACGGCAATTTAAATCCCGATGTCGCCGCGATATTCAAAACCCCTGCGCAAGGATGCACCACATCCCTATGGGCCGCGACCAGCCCATTATTGGCCGATAAGGGCGGTTTATATTGCGAAGATTGCGACATTGCCCCCTTGGCCCATGATGATTTACCCTTTTATTTGGGGGTCGCCCCATGGGCGGTGGATGATGAGGGTGCAGAGCGGCTTTGGCAAATTAGTGAGGATTTATTGGCCAGCGCCTAA
- a CDS encoding alpha/beta hydrolase, with translation MKIYLKILAIFAGMASFHLPAYAQIDDHVHNIISLWQGGVPGFESRAETHEFAKDYYVKNIHNPSLTLYRPVNGTANGSAVIILPGGGHEKLVINSEGRDAAIFMAQRGYSAFVLKYRLFREENSPYIMEDARADTERAVRLLRHRAKEFGIQADKIGIMAFSAGGELARQALFSPPVAARGKGDMIDSYSSIPDFGILVYPGPLKGDVEIINADAPPLFMVAANDDICCSAPIIDLLSAYNSAHAPAEAHIYAMGGHAFNMGQRTKVQNLAKWTDRLTEWLEQLDEINAQRR, from the coding sequence GTGAAAATATATCTTAAAATATTGGCGATATTCGCAGGAATGGCTTCTTTTCACCTTCCGGCATATGCACAAATTGATGATCATGTTCATAATATCATATCATTATGGCAAGGCGGGGTTCCTGGATTTGAAAGTCGGGCGGAAACCCACGAATTTGCCAAGGATTATTATGTCAAAAATATTCATAACCCGTCATTGACCCTATATCGTCCGGTCAATGGAACAGCCAATGGTTCGGCGGTCATCATCCTGCCAGGCGGCGGACATGAAAAACTTGTCATCAATAGCGAGGGGCGCGATGCGGCCATTTTCATGGCACAGCGCGGCTATAGCGCCTTTGTCCTGAAATATCGGTTATTTCGCGAGGAAAACTCCCCCTATATAATGGAGGATGCCCGAGCCGATACCGAAAGAGCGGTTCGTTTATTACGTCATCGGGCAAAGGAATTTGGCATACAGGCGGATAAAATAGGGATAATGGCATTTTCTGCAGGCGGGGAATTGGCGCGTCAGGCATTATTTAGCCCGCCAGTCGCCGCGCGGGGCAAGGGAGACATGATTGACTCATATTCCAGCATTCCTGATTTTGGTATATTAGTATATCCTGGCCCATTAAAGGGAGATGTTGAAATAATAAATGCCGACGCTCCGCCTTTATTCATGGTTGCTGCCAATGATGATATATGCTGCTCTGCGCCCATTATCGATTTATTATCTGCTTATAATAGCGCCCATGCACCGGCAGAGGCGCATATATATGCCATGGGCGGCCATGCATTTAATATGGGGCAAAGAACAAAGGTTCAAAATCTTGCCAAATGGACCGATCGGTTGACCGAATGGTTGGAACAATTGGATGAGATAAACGCGCAGCGGCGATAA
- a CDS encoding gluconokinase: protein MSDKDKIDQLLVIMGVSGSGKSTISGLLSQMQNWPMVEGDDFHPAENRDKMSRGVPLCNADRMPWLSAISDHVNAADAGPIILACSALNEVVRGHLNQNVQRRCRWIYLQLPANILEERLLARKGHFMPVSLLQSQLAALEIPHDAIRINGEQDPAKICADILQNL, encoded by the coding sequence ATGTCAGATAAAGATAAAATTGATCAATTATTGGTGATAATGGGGGTTTCGGGCAGCGGGAAATCCACCATTTCGGGCCTATTATCACAAATGCAAAATTGGCCAATGGTGGAGGGGGATGATTTTCACCCTGCCGAAAATAGAGACAAAATGTCGCGTGGTGTGCCATTATGCAATGCGGATAGGATGCCTTGGTTATCCGCCATTTCGGACCATGTTAATGCGGCGGATGCAGGGCCGATTATCCTTGCCTGTTCTGCTTTAAATGAAGTGGTGCGTGGGCATTTAAACCAAAATGTTCAGCGGCGATGCAGGTGGATATATCTTCAGCTGCCGGCCAATATATTGGAGGAGAGATTATTGGCCAGAAAGGGTCATTTTATGCCTGTTTCCTTGCTGCAATCGCAATTGGCAGCTTTGGAAATTCCGCATGATGCGATACGGATAAATGGAGAGCAAGATCCGGCAAAAATATGCGCGGATATTTTGCAAAATCTGTAA
- a CDS encoding Lrp/AsnC family transcriptional regulator, with protein sequence MDRIDIRILEQLQRDSSLPINDLAEKVALSPSACHRRVKLLEKSGAISRYVARLGGGAIGMALDIFVEIRLTTQTAHAFATFEAAVQDIDEIMECHLMSGEADYRLRVAARDVADYDDIHRNRLAHLPLVAAMHSAFAIRAIKRWSGYPVRRLLEGRG encoded by the coding sequence ATGGATAGAATCGACATTCGAATTTTGGAACAATTGCAGCGCGATAGCAGCCTGCCAATAAATGACCTTGCAGAGAAGGTCGCGCTTTCCCCATCGGCTTGCCATAGGCGGGTTAAATTATTGGAAAAAAGCGGTGCGATTTCACGCTATGTGGCGCGGTTGGGCGGCGGGGCGATTGGCATGGCGCTGGATATTTTTGTGGAGATACGGCTTACCACACAAACCGCCCATGCCTTTGCCACTTTTGAAGCAGCGGTTCAGGATATAGACGAAATTATGGAATGCCATTTAATGTCGGGGGAGGCAGATTATCGGTTGCGGGTGGCGGCGCGGGATGTGGCGGATTATGATGATATTCACCGCAATCGTCTGGCGCATTTGCCTCTTGTCGCCGCGATGCACAGCGCCTTTGCCATCAGGGCGATTAAAAGATGGTCGGGTTATCCAGTGCGCCGTTTATTGGAGGGGCGCGGGTGA
- a CDS encoding peptidylprolyl isomerase, with the protein MMRNLKILSSIALPLLMGASISTAIAAQNAPKVEVFLSPSKVIEDTAADEWAEISPSDLMVMILEKDAKGRDRRVIIQLLPPPFSQSWVGNMRTLTAARWYDGISVVRVQDNYVTQWGDPNGEEEGQSKKLPDNLNNAGENEYVQKIEDVKINELKLADPYAQNNGFYAGWPMASSGKEIWPTHCYSMVGVGRGLSPDTGTGAELYTVIGHAPRHLDRNIALVGRIISGMEHLSSLPRGTGPLGFYETPEERTKILSVRMGDEVADLSQYEYLSTDSASFAKYAKARQNRHDQFFIRPAGGADICNISVPIRVKK; encoded by the coding sequence ATGATGAGAAATTTGAAAATATTGTCATCCATTGCCCTTCCCCTATTAATGGGAGCGAGTATTTCCACCGCTATTGCGGCGCAAAATGCCCCAAAGGTTGAGGTTTTTCTTAGCCCCAGCAAAGTAATTGAAGACACGGCCGCCGATGAATGGGCCGAAATTTCACCATCTGATTTAATGGTAATGATATTGGAAAAGGACGCAAAAGGACGGGATAGACGCGTTATCATCCAATTATTGCCCCCGCCATTTTCCCAAAGCTGGGTGGGCAATATGCGCACATTAACCGCCGCTAGATGGTATGATGGCATTTCGGTGGTGCGAGTGCAGGATAATTATGTCACCCAATGGGGCGATCCAAATGGTGAGGAAGAAGGACAATCCAAAAAACTACCCGATAATCTAAATAATGCGGGTGAAAATGAATATGTTCAAAAAATTGAAGATGTAAAAATAAATGAACTGAAACTGGCCGACCCCTATGCACAAAATAATGGTTTTTATGCTGGCTGGCCCATGGCTTCATCGGGTAAGGAAATTTGGCCAACCCATTGCTATAGCATGGTGGGGGTTGGGCGCGGCCTGTCCCCCGATACAGGCACAGGGGCAGAACTTTATACCGTCATCGGCCATGCGCCGCGCCATCTTGATCGCAATATCGCGCTGGTCGGGCGGATTATTTCGGGCATGGAGCATTTAAGCAGCCTGCCGCGCGGCACCGGCCCATTGGGATTTTATGAAACGCCCGAAGAACGTACAAAAATACTCTCTGTCCGCATGGGAGATGAGGTGGCGGATCTATCCCAATATGAATATCTTTCCACCGACAGCGCGTCCTTTGCCAAATATGCAAAGGCCCGGCAAAACCGCCATGATCAATTTTTTATAAGGCCCGCTGGCGGCGCGGATATTTGCAACATTAGCGTGCCCATTCGCGTTAAAAAATGA
- a CDS encoding DUF1905 domain-containing protein: MIETFTATGKIWIWQAEKGSWHFVNIESDVAAEIKLAALMLHGKRRGFGSIKVTATINETSWQTSIFPSKKIDGWILPIKAAVRKAENLVEGDEITLSLVI; the protein is encoded by the coding sequence ATGATCGAGACTTTCACCGCCACAGGCAAAATATGGATTTGGCAGGCCGAAAAAGGAAGCTGGCATTTTGTCAATATTGAAAGTGATGTGGCCGCCGAAATAAAGCTGGCGGCGTTAATGTTGCACGGCAAAAGGCGCGGATTTGGATCGATTAAGGTCACCGCCACCATAAATGAAACAAGTTGGCAAACATCCATTTTCCCCAGCAAGAAAATTGATGGGTGGATATTGCCCATAAAAGCCGCCGTGCGAAAGGCGGAAAATCTAGTCGAGGGTGATGAAATTACACTAAGTTTGGTGATATAA
- a CDS encoding DUF6607 family protein — translation MLHSKFTLSTALFAIALAASPALAHPPIAERPAAQEKASFEADRADILAMAGNYKVQFDMQESTPWIADYTPLDKKTSGGHEVVRVIEDSGRKIVLQHLLVAEAEGKSFVIKHWRQDWEYEPAAILTYNDSGIWKMEQVSEKQRRGRWSQTVYQVDDSPRYAGIGEWEEQGGTRRWRSNWTWRPLARRDAVRSPIYDRYYAINRHSPTPNGWIHFQDNIKMMKKDGKLSPVVSEYVLNSYTKFDEYDVQAADDYMAKTGEYWAAVRGAWADIAAKGGIAIEEEAQTGTIISGQLFTMGSDIVSGKISTEDAIEKAKNLIAQHASVPVATK, via the coding sequence ATGTTACACAGCAAATTTACCCTATCCACCGCCCTATTTGCAATCGCGCTTGCCGCGTCCCCTGCATTGGCGCATCCCCCAATTGCCGAACGCCCCGCCGCGCAGGAAAAGGCATCTTTTGAAGCAGACAGAGCCGATATTTTGGCGATGGCCGGCAATTATAAAGTGCAATTTGATATGCAGGAATCAACCCCGTGGATTGCCGATTATACCCCATTGGACAAAAAAACATCCGGCGGGCATGAGGTTGTTCGCGTGATAGAAGATAGTGGCCGCAAAATCGTGCTGCAACATTTATTGGTGGCCGAGGCAGAAGGAAAATCATTTGTCATCAAACATTGGCGGCAAGATTGGGAATATGAACCCGCCGCCATTTTAACCTATAATGACAGCGGCATTTGGAAAATGGAGCAGGTTTCGGAAAAACAACGTCGCGGCCGATGGTCACAAACCGTATATCAGGTGGATGACAGCCCGCGCTATGCCGGAATAGGCGAATGGGAAGAACAAGGCGGCACAAGACGGTGGCGGTCAAATTGGACATGGCGGCCATTGGCGCGGCGCGATGCAGTGCGCAGCCCCATTTATGACCGATATTATGCGATAAACCGCCATTCCCCCACCCCAAATGGGTGGATCCATTTTCAAGATAATATTAAAATGATGAAAAAGGATGGCAAACTGTCCCCTGTGGTTTCGGAATATGTGCTGAACAGCTATACTAAATTTGATGAATATGATGTGCAGGCCGCCGATGATTATATGGCAAAAACGGGTGAATATTGGGCGGCTGTACGCGGCGCATGGGCCGATATTGCCGCCAAGGGTGGCATAGCAATTGAAGAAGAAGCCCAAACGGGCACAATTATCAGTGGGCAATTATTCACCATGGGCAGCGACATTGTTTCTGGTAAAATCAGCACAGAAGATGCGATTGAAAAGGCCAAAAATTTAATCGCCCAACATGCCTCTGTGCCCGTTGCAACAAAGTGA
- a CDS encoding GGDEF domain-containing protein — protein MKHYAITNGQDNITDKNDGVAELAHRDYMVETALTKQFLQREYIAILVSIFAVSFIIILAWNSEKWALLSAIATIRFISMGLNFTLSNICITQIKNNKLTKNSIRNLSIGCGIASASWISFLYCLDFSNAMNFSEAVILFIVLISVSMFVITAATCRVAVNNIILFAIIAAAPSIYTHLDLIGYRMVAGLALLFIILFIYARKIEAQARANIELQMDNQILSNNLLIANTELKNLLVERGKQALIDQQTGLNNRRSIFEKLENWYNGCIGDGRKIWLALIDLDHFKRVNDDYGHAKGDDLLAEVSQILKATKGNHLSARWGGEEFLLLIDARDKNEAFVKLEKTRLLIEEIGSTPKWAMLNGVTASIGAARLSDIGKFSEILEHADHALYEAKNNGRNMLKFYG, from the coding sequence ATGAAACATTACGCAATAACAAATGGCCAAGATAATATAACCGATAAAAATGATGGCGTAGCCGAATTGGCGCATCGTGATTATATGGTTGAAACTGCGTTGACGAAGCAATTTCTGCAACGTGAATATATTGCCATTTTGGTGAGTATTTTTGCAGTTTCCTTCATCATCATTTTGGCATGGAATAGCGAAAAATGGGCACTATTATCCGCCATTGCCACGATAAGATTTATCTCCATGGGTTTAAATTTTACGCTTTCCAATATTTGTATTACCCAGATAAAAAATAATAAATTGACCAAAAATTCTATCCGCAACCTTTCCATTGGGTGCGGTATAGCATCGGCATCATGGATATCATTTTTATATTGTTTGGATTTTTCCAACGCGATGAATTTTTCAGAAGCGGTCATCCTGTTCATCGTTTTAATATCGGTTAGCATGTTTGTGATTACCGCAGCAACATGCCGAGTAGCGGTAAATAATATAATATTATTTGCGATTATTGCCGCCGCGCCCAGCATATATACACATCTTGATCTCATTGGATATCGCATGGTTGCTGGCCTTGCCTTATTATTCATTATCTTGTTCATCTATGCGCGTAAAATAGAGGCGCAGGCACGGGCAAATATTGAATTGCAAATGGATAATCAGATTTTATCCAATAATCTGTTAATAGCTAATACCGAATTGAAAAATTTATTAGTTGAACGTGGAAAGCAGGCATTAATTGACCAACAAACCGGGTTGAATAATCGCCGCTCCATTTTTGAAAAATTGGAAAATTGGTATAATGGCTGCATAGGAGATGGCCGAAAAATTTGGCTTGCCCTCATTGATTTGGACCATTTTAAACGGGTGAATGATGATTATGGCCATGCCAAAGGCGATGATTTATTGGCCGAGGTTTCACAAATATTAAAAGCGACAAAGGGCAATCATTTGTCCGCCCGTTGGGGTGGTGAGGAATTTTTGCTGTTAATCGATGCGCGTGACAAGAATGAAGCATTTGTCAAATTGGAAAAGACCAGATTGTTAATCGAAGAAATTGGGTCAACGCCCAAATGGGCCATGTTAAATGGGGTTACGGCATCCATTGGCGCGGCCAGACTGTCCGATATTGGTAAATTTAGCGAAATATTGGAACATGCCGATCATGCATTATATGAGGCGAAGAATAATGGCCGAAATATGCTGAAATTTTATGGTTGA
- the ahpC gene encoding alkyl hydroperoxide reductase subunit C, with protein sequence MSLINSSVKPFTAQAYHKGDFVEVTENAMQGQWSIFFFYPADFTFVCPTELEDLADNYEAFQNLGAEIYAVSTDTHFSHKAWHDSSPAIGKIKFPMVGDPTGLLARNFEVMIEEAGLADRGTFVVDPQGVIQIIEINAGGIGRNAQELLRKVEAAQYVAQHDGEVCPAKWTAGAKTLTPSADLVGKI encoded by the coding sequence ATGTCCCTAATCAATAGTAGCGTAAAACCATTTACTGCCCAAGCATATCATAAGGGTGACTTTGTCGAGGTAACCGAAAATGCAATGCAAGGCCAATGGTCTATTTTCTTCTTTTACCCTGCTGATTTTACCTTTGTATGCCCCACTGAATTAGAAGATTTGGCCGATAATTATGAGGCATTCCAAAATTTAGGCGCGGAAATTTACGCCGTGTCAACCGACACCCATTTTTCGCACAAAGCATGGCATGACAGCTCGCCAGCAATTGGCAAAATTAAATTTCCCATGGTGGGCGACCCAACTGGCCTTTTGGCACGTAATTTTGAAGTAATGATTGAGGAAGCCGGCCTTGCCGATCGCGGAACATTTGTTGTCGATCCACAAGGCGTTATCCAGATTATCGAAATAAATGCTGGTGGTATTGGCCGTAATGCACAAGAATTATTGCGCAAGGTTGAAGCGGCGCAATATGTCGCGCAACATGATGGCGAAGTATGCCCCGCAAAGTGGACTGCGGGCGCAAAAACATTAACCCCATCTGCTGACCTGGTCGGCAAAATATAA
- a CDS encoding GntP family permease, translating to MNMIADNQALFAMLLSIFALIILIIRANMHPFAALLIAAIAAAIGAGMAPDAAMEAVNKGLGGTLGGIAAVIGLGAMFGILVEHGGGVSALAHYVTGKTGSRATRWALAVVGVIIAIPVFFDVAFIILFPLIIAFSKKFTSSPLLFGIPLLAGLAGAHAFIPPTPGPIAVAQQLGVDLGWVMLFGFIACVPAAMVGGPIFASIANRNGWLPHGNPLILDADEGAAKQFNPAIAKLALSLILLPLILIIIGAVARPLGMPDGIILQIISFIGLPVIALLISCGAAFYAMRPADKEDRKTLVRAIEKSLEPIGVILLVTGAGGAFKQILVDTGAGKSLADLALAAGFTPIICGFLIALLLRIAQGSATAAMITAASLTYPITAAANLTQPQLALVAVAIAGGATAFSHVNDSGFWLINRYFGLTTPQTFKCWTISSTLTGFTGFFVALILYMFI from the coding sequence ATGAATATGATTGCCGATAATCAGGCATTATTTGCCATGCTATTGTCCATTTTCGCACTGATAATATTGATAATTCGGGCAAATATGCATCCATTTGCGGCATTGTTAATCGCGGCCATTGCGGCGGCCATTGGCGCGGGAATGGCGCCAGACGCGGCGATGGAGGCGGTGAATAAAGGGCTTGGCGGCACATTGGGCGGAATTGCTGCGGTCATTGGGCTTGGCGCGATGTTTGGCATTTTGGTGGAACATGGCGGCGGGGTCAGCGCCCTTGCCCATTATGTAACTGGTAAAACGGGATCACGCGCAACAAGATGGGCATTGGCCGTGGTCGGGGTTATCATCGCCATTCCGGTATTTTTTGATGTAGCCTTTATCATTTTATTTCCCTTAATCATCGCCTTTTCAAAAAAATTCACTTCATCGCCCTTATTATTCGGCATCCCATTATTGGCAGGATTGGCGGGCGCACATGCATTTATTCCGCCTACGCCCGGTCCCATTGCCGTGGCGCAGCAACTTGGCGTGGATTTGGGCTGGGTCATGTTATTTGGCTTTATCGCCTGCGTTCCTGCGGCAATGGTTGGTGGTCCCATTTTCGCCAGCATCGCCAATCGCAATGGATGGTTGCCCCATGGTAATCCGCTTATCCTAGATGCTGATGAAGGGGCGGCAAAGCAATTTAATCCTGCAATTGCAAAATTGGCCCTCTCGCTCATCCTTTTGCCCTTAATCTTAATCATCATTGGCGCGGTGGCGCGGCCATTGGGCATGCCCGATGGAATAATCTTACAAATAATATCCTTTATCGGCCTGCCCGTCATTGCCCTGTTAATATCCTGCGGCGCGGCATTTTATGCGATGCGTCCCGCCGATAAAGAAGACCGCAAAACATTGGTAAGGGCGATAGAAAAATCACTTGAACCTATCGGCGTCATCTTATTGGTGACGGGCGCGGGCGGTGCATTTAAACAAATATTGGTCGATACAGGGGCGGGAAAGTCGCTTGCCGATTTGGCACTTGCGGCCGGATTTACCCCCATTATCTGTGGTTTCTTAATCGCGCTATTGCTTCGTATTGCCCAAGGATCGGCGACCGCTGCCATGATTACCGCGGCCAGCTTAACCTATCCCATCACCGCAGCGGCCAATTTAACACAGCCCCAACTTGCCCTTGTCGCGGTGGCCATTGCGGGCGGCGCAACTGCATTCAGCCATGTTAATGATAGCGGCTTTTGGTTGATTAACCGATATTTCGGCCTCACCACGCCGCAAACTTTTAAATGCTGGACGATCAGCTCAACCTTAACCGGATTTACCGGATTTTTTGTCGCTCTCATCCTTTATATGTTCATATAA